From Brassica rapa cultivar Chiifu-401-42 chromosome A06, CAAS_Brap_v3.01, whole genome shotgun sequence:
ATGAGAATATCAGCCCAAAGCGTGATGAGAGTGCAGATGaggtggatgatgatgatgatggtattCAGTGGCAAACAGATACTTCTAGAGAAGCTGCTGAGAAAAGAATGAAGGAACAGTTGAGTGCTGCTACTGCTGAGATGGTGATGCTCTCTGTAAAAAAAGAAGAGGAGACGAGTCTCGTGCAGGAGATGAAAGAGTATCTGAAGGAAGGTTTACCTTTAAGCCAGCTCAAAACGTTCATCTCCTCTCTCTCTGAGCCTCCTCAAGATGTCATAGACGCACTTTTCAACGCTCTCTTTGATGGTGTGGGCAAAGAATTTCTCAACGAAgttatgaagaagaagaagtactTAGTGGCTGCAACGCAAGAGCAAGGATCACAGATGCATCTGCTCAACTCTATCGGATCATTCTGTGGAAAGAGTGGAAACGAAGAGGCGGCTAAAGAGGTGGCTCAGGTTCTTATGGCATTGTACGATGAAGACATTGTTGAGGAAGAGTTTGTGCTGGAATGGTACCAAAGGGGACCGAGCGGAGTGGACAAGAGCTCGCCTGTTTGGATGAATGTTAAGCCTTTTGTGGTGTGGCTACAGAGCGCTGAGTTCGAGTCCGAAGAGGAGGAGGATTGAGAGTTTCTTTTGCACTGTGACTGTTTCTAAAATCACTGTCtgactttttattattatataattttgcaAGTGGGTTGTTCGAACTAATTTCTTCTTGCTTTGTTTGGTTCTTGCATTGTTGTTACTTGGTTCTAATGATTATTGTGTTAATTGTGTGTTTGCGGAATTTGGTATTGGTCTAGAGGGGTTCTTAGTGCAAAATCTCGATGCAGAGATCTTTCCTAAACAATCAAATACTAACTTTAAGGTGGAATCTATTTGTCATAATGTTGATAAATGAGAGAACACAAAAATGAGCAAACTAAAAGAAAACTCTCACAGATTTTTCCAGAGGAAGTTGAAAACTAGTCTAAACCATCTGGTTATGTTACAGTTTCTAcaacaataaaaaaagtttccTTATTGGGTTCAGGGAACAGACTCTCACAGCTCATTCGCTTTGGAGGGCTCTGATTCTTTCATGACCCTCCCCCACTGGTCAAGGTTCCATTTTTAGAGGCAATGGAGGAGAGAACATTAAGCTGCCTTTTTGAAGCTGGATCTTCTTCTCATGTTCATTACCATTTCTTGTAACTATGGCATCCCCTTCGCTACCCTCTGAAGAAGAGACCTCATTTTCACAaccactttcttcttcttccttggaCACATTTTTTATTCCCTCAACTTCATTCCTATTCTCTTTCTCGTCTCCATTTCCATCTTTTGATCCACTTACAGAATCATCTTCCTCGCTTATGCTTGACTCTGACGTATCCCCATAAACCTTATAAACGTTCCCATTCTCATCAAAGCTCACAGTTTCCCCTCCACTTCCTTCCACCAAAACCATGTTCCTTGTTTTCGAACCACGCTTCCTTTCATTGTCTCTGGACATCACTACAACCGAATCATTATTCTCTTCGCTCGAAGTTACGTCACAAACATTCCTGTCCTTATCAGACACCACGGGTTTTGCCTTGACTACATTGCCTTTCACAAACTTGTAGCTACTCTCATCACTCATGGAGTCCAACTCTTCTAGCTCCCCATTGCTAACAAACACTTTCCCCATTTTACCATCACAGCCTCTAAATTTGAACTGACTACCCACAACAGAGCCATACCTCCTAACAGCACAATCATCAATGTACTGCAGAAACCTCACCAAATCTCTGCTCAATGATCTCTTACTACTACGTATCATTGGATCAATCCTA
This genomic window contains:
- the LOC103875084 gene encoding BAG family molecular chaperone regulator 8, chloroplastic isoform X1; translated protein: MASRHHHSCIRRQNHHVNIPPVATSSRGDSTHLSPDNLLHLVASYLQTQRQETQSPDQTCSCKAPCRRSNGGFHQHQKKTNVQPREHDDHVILSCLLRKVDDLESSLNEFAARYDQRRDRYSTLRDSAARVIQTRFRSFLVRRSVSLRHLKELALIKSSFVSLKSSVSGKTHFLFKVVFRKATDLLLQLDSIQGRIDPMIRSSKRSLSRDLVRFLQYIDDCAVRRYGSVVGSQFKFRGCDGKMGKVFVSNGELEELDSMSDESSYKFVKGNVVKAKPVVSDKDRNVCDVTSSEENNDSVVVMSRDNERKRGSKTRNMVLVEGSGGETVSFDENGNVYKVYGDTSESSISEEDDSVSGSKDGNGDEKENRNEVEGIKNVSKEEEESGCENEVSSSEGSEGDAIVTRALQSE
- the LOC103875084 gene encoding BAG family molecular chaperone regulator 8, chloroplastic isoform X2, with product MASRHHHSCIRRQNHHVNIPPVATSSRGDSTHLSPDNLLHLVASYLQTQRQETQSPDQTCSCKAPCRRSNGGFHQHQKKTNVQPREHDDHVILSCLLRKVDDLESSLNEFAARYDQRRDRYSTLRDSAARVIQTRFRSFLVRRSVSLRHLKELALIKSSFVSLKSSVSGKTHFLFKVVFRKATDLLLQLDSIQGRIDPMIRSSKRSLSRDLVRFLQYIDDCAVRRYGSVVGSQFKFRGCDGKMGKVFVSNGELEELDSMSDESSYKFVKGNVVKAKPVVSDKDRNVCDVTSSEENNDSVVVMSRDNERKRGSKTRNMVLVEGSGGETVSFDENGNVYKVYGDTSESSISEEDDSVSGSKDGNGDEKENRNEVEGIKNVSKEEEESGCENEVSSSEGSEGDAIVTRALQSE
- the LOC103875083 gene encoding probable eukaryotic translation initiation factor 5-2, whose amino-acid sequence is MALENIGACNRNDEFYRYKMPMMVTKTEGKGNGIKTNIVNNVDIAKALGRPASYTTKFFGCQLGAQSKFDEKTGTSLVNGSHSTPKLASLLEAFIKRYVQCYGCGNPETEIIIINTTKIQMVNLKCAACGYISECDIRDKLTTFILKNPPDAKEEAKDKKAMRRAEKERLKEGEAADEAHKKLKKKAPSNGKEKAYKNHASDENISPKRDESADEVDDDDDGIQWQTDTSREAAEKRMKEQLSAATAEMVMLSVKKEEETSLVQEMKEYLKEGLPLSQLKTFISSLSEPPQDVIDALFNALFDGVGKEFLNEVMKKKKYLVAATQEQGSQMHLLNSIGSFCGKSGNEEAAKEVAQVLMALYDEDIVEEEFVLEWYQRGPSGVDKSSPVWMNVKPFVVWLQSAEFESEEEED